The Pleuronectes platessa chromosome 23, fPlePla1.1, whole genome shotgun sequence genome contains a region encoding:
- the LOC128430359 gene encoding RING finger protein 150 isoform X1 produces the protein MAPGGLVAACRSLALSTWLLSFCFVHLLCLDFTVAEREEWYTAFVNITYVDPATSELRTDRTECGRYGEHSPKRDAKGAVVLPAAPHDRQACDPNTRFTSPRFPGPAQPGQPAAWIALIARGNCTYKDKIRNAAAHNASAVVIFNVGSANLNDTITMPHPGTGEVVAIMIPEPKGREVALLLEHNVTVTMTISIGTRNLQKYVSRTSVVFVSISFIVLMIISLAWLVFYYIQRFRYANARDRNQRRLGDAAKKAISKLQVRSIRRGDEETEPDFDNCAVCIEGYRPNDVVRVLPCRHLFHKSCVDPWLLDHRTCPMCKMNILKALGIALNADCLDDLPLDYDLVLGGAGGAGGGGVGGAGGVGALALEAVVSGASSDGTLSEGGSSVVLDPGVRRVGLPQDYQDPDSLRDSPVTATTDTHTGEHQPMASSASVASLVIAVETGLSDEEGSMEHSQLGNKS, from the exons ATGGCGCCGGGCGGCCTGGTGGCGGCCTGCCGCAGCCTGGCCCTGTCCACCTGGCTGCTGTCCTTCTGCTTCGTGCACCTCCTGTGCCTGGACTTCACCGTGGCCGAGCGGGAGGAGTGGTACACCGCCTTCGTGAACATCACCTACGTGGACCCGGCCACGTCCGAGCTCCGCACCGACCGGACGGAGTGCGGCCGCTACGGGGAGCACTCCCCCAAGAGGGACGCCAAGGGGGCGGTGGTCCTGCCCGCGGCGCCGCACGACCGCCAGGCCTGCGACCCCAACACCCGCTTCACCAGCCCCCGGTTCCCCGGGCCCGCGCAGCCCGGGCAGCCCGCGGCCTGGATCGCGCTCATCGCCCGGGGGAACTGCACCTACAAGGACAAGATCCGGAACGCGGCCGCGCACAACGCGTCCGCCGTGGTCATCTTCAACGTGGGCTCCGCCAACCTCAACGACACCATCACCATGCCGCATCCAG GAACCGGCGAGGTCGTCGCCATCATGATCCCGGAGCCCAAAGGTCGCGAGgtggctctgctgctggagcacAACGTGACGGTCACCATGACCATCTCCATCGGGACCAGGAACCTGCAGAAGTACGTGAGCAGGACGTCGGTGGTGTttgtctccatctccttcatCGTGCTGATGATCATCTCGCTCGCCTGGCTCGTCTTCTACTACATCCAGAGGTTCAGATACGCCAACGCCCGGGACAGGAACcag cGGCGTCTCGGAGATGCAGCTAAGAAGGCCATCAGCAAGCTGCAGGTCCGCAGCATCAGGAGAGGCGACGAGGAGACGGAGCCCGACTTCGACAACTGTGCCGTGTGCATCGAGGGCTACAGGCCCAACGACGTGGTGCGGGTGCTGCCCTGCAG ACATCTGTTCCATAAGAGCTGCGTGGACCCGTGGCTGCTGGACCACCGCACCTGTCCCATGTGCAAGATGAACATCCTGAAGGCCCTGGGCATCGCT CTCAACGCAGACTGTCTGGACGACCTCCCGCTGGACTACGACCTGGTCCTCGGCGGCGCCGGCGGCGCCGGGGGGGGCGGTGTGGGTGGAGCAGGCGGAGTCGGGGCCCTGGCTCTGGAGGCCGTGGTGTCCGGGGCGTCCAGTGACGGCACGCTGAGCGAGGGCGGCTCCTCCGTGGTGCTGGACCCGGGTGTGAGACGGGTCGGACTCCCACAGGACTACCAGGACCCCGACTCCCTGAGGGACAGCCCTGTGACGGCcaccaccgacacacacacag gTGAGCATCAGCCAATGGCGAGCAGCGCCTCAGTGGCCTCCCTGGTCATCGCGGTGGAGACCGGTCTCTCGGACGAGGAGGGGTCTATGGAGCACTCTCAGCTGGGGAACAAATCCTGA
- the LOC128430359 gene encoding RING finger protein 150 isoform X2, with the protein MAPGGLVAACRSLALSTWLLSFCFVHLLCLDFTVAEREEWYTAFVNITYVDPATSELRTDRTECGRYGEHSPKRDAKGAVVLPAAPHDRQACDPNTRFTSPRFPGPAQPGQPAAWIALIARGNCTYKDKIRNAAAHNASAVVIFNVGSANLNDTITMPHPGTGEVVAIMIPEPKGREVALLLEHNVTVTMTISIGTRNLQKYVSRTSVVFVSISFIVLMIISLAWLVFYYIQRFRYANARDRNQRRLGDAAKKAISKLQVRSIRRGDEETEPDFDNCAVCIEGYRPNDVVRVLPCRHLFHKSCVDPWLLDHRTCPMCKMNILKALGIALNADCLDDLPLDYDLVLGGAGGVGALALEAVVSGASSDGTLSEGGSSVVLDPGVRRVGLPQDYQDPDSLRDSPVTATTDTHTGEHQPMASSASVASLVIAVETGLSDEEGSMEHSQLGNKS; encoded by the exons ATGGCGCCGGGCGGCCTGGTGGCGGCCTGCCGCAGCCTGGCCCTGTCCACCTGGCTGCTGTCCTTCTGCTTCGTGCACCTCCTGTGCCTGGACTTCACCGTGGCCGAGCGGGAGGAGTGGTACACCGCCTTCGTGAACATCACCTACGTGGACCCGGCCACGTCCGAGCTCCGCACCGACCGGACGGAGTGCGGCCGCTACGGGGAGCACTCCCCCAAGAGGGACGCCAAGGGGGCGGTGGTCCTGCCCGCGGCGCCGCACGACCGCCAGGCCTGCGACCCCAACACCCGCTTCACCAGCCCCCGGTTCCCCGGGCCCGCGCAGCCCGGGCAGCCCGCGGCCTGGATCGCGCTCATCGCCCGGGGGAACTGCACCTACAAGGACAAGATCCGGAACGCGGCCGCGCACAACGCGTCCGCCGTGGTCATCTTCAACGTGGGCTCCGCCAACCTCAACGACACCATCACCATGCCGCATCCAG GAACCGGCGAGGTCGTCGCCATCATGATCCCGGAGCCCAAAGGTCGCGAGgtggctctgctgctggagcacAACGTGACGGTCACCATGACCATCTCCATCGGGACCAGGAACCTGCAGAAGTACGTGAGCAGGACGTCGGTGGTGTttgtctccatctccttcatCGTGCTGATGATCATCTCGCTCGCCTGGCTCGTCTTCTACTACATCCAGAGGTTCAGATACGCCAACGCCCGGGACAGGAACcag cGGCGTCTCGGAGATGCAGCTAAGAAGGCCATCAGCAAGCTGCAGGTCCGCAGCATCAGGAGAGGCGACGAGGAGACGGAGCCCGACTTCGACAACTGTGCCGTGTGCATCGAGGGCTACAGGCCCAACGACGTGGTGCGGGTGCTGCCCTGCAG ACATCTGTTCCATAAGAGCTGCGTGGACCCGTGGCTGCTGGACCACCGCACCTGTCCCATGTGCAAGATGAACATCCTGAAGGCCCTGGGCATCGCT CTCAACGCAGACTGTCTGGACGACCTCCCGCTGGACTACGACCTGGTCCTCGGCGGCGCCG GCGGAGTCGGGGCCCTGGCTCTGGAGGCCGTGGTGTCCGGGGCGTCCAGTGACGGCACGCTGAGCGAGGGCGGCTCCTCCGTGGTGCTGGACCCGGGTGTGAGACGGGTCGGACTCCCACAGGACTACCAGGACCCCGACTCCCTGAGGGACAGCCCTGTGACGGCcaccaccgacacacacacag gTGAGCATCAGCCAATGGCGAGCAGCGCCTCAGTGGCCTCCCTGGTCATCGCGGTGGAGACCGGTCTCTCGGACGAGGAGGGGTCTATGGAGCACTCTCAGCTGGGGAACAAATCCTGA